A part of Cotesia glomerata isolate CgM1 linkage group LG4, MPM_Cglom_v2.3, whole genome shotgun sequence genomic DNA contains:
- the LOC123264115 gene encoding alpha-1,6-mannosyl-glycoprotein 2-beta-N-acetylglucosaminyltransferase isoform X3, whose translation MRGIPNDSLVERGLVKPYSVSSIYTRKKNGIIRGVTIAGGARSGRGTIIRTLIFVFLATFLWLQLHVISLTGRNSSGQSSINESIYALVPQELQRFLKDRRNSSQTNGTLGIYGTSFDIGDIKTTIAKLNSEQKIYNDDIFGPLGTDAPIIVIQVHSRLTYLRHLIVSLAQAKGIEDVLLIFSHDVWNPDINYLIQSVDFCRVMQIFYPYSIQTHPNTFPGEDPNDCPRNIDKKQALALKCINAQHPDLYGHYREAKFTQTKHHWWWKANRVFDQLNVTRNHTGMVLFLEEDHYVAEDFLHVLKLMERTCKHSCERCNVLSLGTYLKTYNYYTDLSRKAEVIPWISSKHNMGMAFNRVTWNKLRKCASQFCSYDDYNWDWSLQYVAQTCLPPSRGAGAAPRVDSGLVAMMMRAPRVFHIGECGIHHKKNNCESTAVIAKVQQVLKSARNHLFPSQLTLTIAGVAKKTKLRKGNGGWGDLRDHHLCGNITANPDLVLL comes from the exons ATGAGAG gAATACCAAACGATTCCCTAGTGGAACGTGGACTTGTAAAACCTTACTCAGTATCTTCGATttatacaagaaaaaaaaatggaataatacgag gAGTAACGATAGCTGGAGGAGCGAGATCAGGCCGCGGAACAATCATAAGAACGCTTATCTTCGTATTTCTCGCGACATTCCTTTGGCTCCAGCTACACGTTATCAGTCTGACGGGGCGAAATTCCTCTGGCCAGTCGTCGATTAATGAGAGCATTTACGCCTTAGTACCTCAGGAACTCCAAAg ATTCTTAAAAGACAGAAGAAATTCCTCCCAGACAAATGGAACTCTGGGTATTTACGGAACGAGCTTCGATATCGGGGACATTAAAACAACGATAGCGAAGCTCAACAGCGAGCAAAAGATCTATAATGATGATATTTTCGGGCCCTTGGGAACAGACGCCCCAATTATTGTCATACAAGTGCACTCGAGACTTACCTACCTGAGGCATCTGATAGTGTCCTTGGCCCAAGCCAAGGGAATTGAGGATGTCCTGCTGATCTTCAGCCACGATGTCTGGAACCCAGACATCAATTACCTCATTCAGAGCGTCGATTTCTGCAGGGTTATGCAGATTTTTTATCCTTACAGTATTCAGACACACCCGAATACTTTTCCCGGAGAAGATCCCAATGATTGTCCGAGAAATATCGATAAAAAACA AGCTCTGGCATTAAAGTGTATTAACGCTCAACATCCCGACCTCTATGGGCACTATCGGGAGGCGAAATTCACTCAAACGAAGCATCACTGGTGGTGGAAAGCCAACCGGGTATTCGATCAACTTAACGTGACCCGCAATCACACCGGAATGGTGTTGTTCCTCGAGGAAGATCATTACGTGGCGGAGGATTTTCTGCACGTACTAAAACTTATGGAACGTACGTGCAAGCACAGTTGTGAAAGATGCAACGTTCTTTCTCTAGGCACATACTTGAAGACTTACAACTACTACACAGACTTGAGTCGCAAG GCGGAAGTTATTCCATGGATATCCAGCAAGCACAACATGGGCATGGCTTTCAACAGAGTCACCTGGAACAAATTGAGGAAATGCGCCTCCCAATTTTGCTCATACGATGACTACAATTGGGACTGGAGCCTGCAGTATGTGGCCCAGACGTGTCTTCCGCCGAGCAGAGGCGCTGGGGCAGCACCCAGGGTTGACTCGGGACTGGTCGCCATGATGATGAGGGCGCCACGTGTCTTTCATATTGGTGAATG tggaATTCATCACAAAAAAAACAACTGCGAATCAACGGCTGTGATTGCTAAAGTCCAACAAGTTCTTAAATCCGCGCGTAATCACTTGTTTCCCTCGCAATTGACTCTGACAATAGCTGGGGTcgctaaaaaaactaaattacgTAAAGGAAATGGCGGATGGGGTGATTTACGCGACCACCATCTTTGCGGCAACATCACCGCTAACCCTGACCTAGTCTtactgtaa
- the LOC123264115 gene encoding alpha-1,6-mannosyl-glycoprotein 2-beta-N-acetylglucosaminyltransferase isoform X2, with product MRGVTIAGGARSGRGTIIRTLIFVFLATFLWLQLHVISLTGRNSSGQSSINESIYALVPQELQRFLKDRRNSSQTNGTLGIYGTSFDIGDIKTTIAKLNSEQKIYNDDIFGPLGTDAPIIVIQVHSRLTYLRHLIVSLAQAKGIEDVLLIFSHDVWNPDINYLIQSVDFCRVMQIFYPYSIQTHPNTFPGEDPNDCPRNIDKKQALALKCINAQHPDLYGHYREAKFTQTKHHWWWKANRVFDQLNVTRNHTGMVLFLEEDHYVAEDFLHVLKLMERTCKHSCERCNVLSLGTYLKTYNYYTDLSRKYLSVNSGLQKEVLRGLDRHDDVVNDPDVTTQQHKGPGKKKSLQEGQQNKPSSASSWSFQLLPTLYSHYQKAEVIPWISSKHNMGMAFNRVTWNKLRKCASQFCSYDDYNWDWSLQYVAQTCLPPSRGAGAAPRVDSGLVAMMMRAPRVFHIGECGIHHKKNNCESTAVIAKVQQVLKSARNHLFPSQLTLTIAGVAKKTKLRKGNGGWGDLRDHHLCGNITANPDLVLL from the exons ATGAGAG gAGTAACGATAGCTGGAGGAGCGAGATCAGGCCGCGGAACAATCATAAGAACGCTTATCTTCGTATTTCTCGCGACATTCCTTTGGCTCCAGCTACACGTTATCAGTCTGACGGGGCGAAATTCCTCTGGCCAGTCGTCGATTAATGAGAGCATTTACGCCTTAGTACCTCAGGAACTCCAAAg ATTCTTAAAAGACAGAAGAAATTCCTCCCAGACAAATGGAACTCTGGGTATTTACGGAACGAGCTTCGATATCGGGGACATTAAAACAACGATAGCGAAGCTCAACAGCGAGCAAAAGATCTATAATGATGATATTTTCGGGCCCTTGGGAACAGACGCCCCAATTATTGTCATACAAGTGCACTCGAGACTTACCTACCTGAGGCATCTGATAGTGTCCTTGGCCCAAGCCAAGGGAATTGAGGATGTCCTGCTGATCTTCAGCCACGATGTCTGGAACCCAGACATCAATTACCTCATTCAGAGCGTCGATTTCTGCAGGGTTATGCAGATTTTTTATCCTTACAGTATTCAGACACACCCGAATACTTTTCCCGGAGAAGATCCCAATGATTGTCCGAGAAATATCGATAAAAAACA AGCTCTGGCATTAAAGTGTATTAACGCTCAACATCCCGACCTCTATGGGCACTATCGGGAGGCGAAATTCACTCAAACGAAGCATCACTGGTGGTGGAAAGCCAACCGGGTATTCGATCAACTTAACGTGACCCGCAATCACACCGGAATGGTGTTGTTCCTCGAGGAAGATCATTACGTGGCGGAGGATTTTCTGCACGTACTAAAACTTATGGAACGTACGTGCAAGCACAGTTGTGAAAGATGCAACGTTCTTTCTCTAGGCACATACTTGAAGACTTACAACTACTACACAGACTTGAGTCGCAAG TATCTCAGCGTAAATTCCGGCCTCCAAAAAGAAGTTCTCCGCGGGCTAGACCGTCACGATGACGTAGTTAACGATCCGGATGTGACGACTCAGCAGCACAAAGGACCCGGGAAAAAAAAGTCCCTCCAGGAAGGACAACAAAACAAACCATCTTCTGCTTCTTCTTGGTCCTTCCAACTTTTACCGACTCTCTACAGTCATTATCAGAAG GCGGAAGTTATTCCATGGATATCCAGCAAGCACAACATGGGCATGGCTTTCAACAGAGTCACCTGGAACAAATTGAGGAAATGCGCCTCCCAATTTTGCTCATACGATGACTACAATTGGGACTGGAGCCTGCAGTATGTGGCCCAGACGTGTCTTCCGCCGAGCAGAGGCGCTGGGGCAGCACCCAGGGTTGACTCGGGACTGGTCGCCATGATGATGAGGGCGCCACGTGTCTTTCATATTGGTGAATG tggaATTCATCACAAAAAAAACAACTGCGAATCAACGGCTGTGATTGCTAAAGTCCAACAAGTTCTTAAATCCGCGCGTAATCACTTGTTTCCCTCGCAATTGACTCTGACAATAGCTGGGGTcgctaaaaaaactaaattacgTAAAGGAAATGGCGGATGGGGTGATTTACGCGACCACCATCTTTGCGGCAACATCACCGCTAACCCTGACCTAGTCTtactgtaa
- the LOC123264115 gene encoding alpha-1,6-mannosyl-glycoprotein 2-beta-N-acetylglucosaminyltransferase isoform X1 translates to MRGIPNDSLVERGLVKPYSVSSIYTRKKNGIIRGVTIAGGARSGRGTIIRTLIFVFLATFLWLQLHVISLTGRNSSGQSSINESIYALVPQELQRFLKDRRNSSQTNGTLGIYGTSFDIGDIKTTIAKLNSEQKIYNDDIFGPLGTDAPIIVIQVHSRLTYLRHLIVSLAQAKGIEDVLLIFSHDVWNPDINYLIQSVDFCRVMQIFYPYSIQTHPNTFPGEDPNDCPRNIDKKQALALKCINAQHPDLYGHYREAKFTQTKHHWWWKANRVFDQLNVTRNHTGMVLFLEEDHYVAEDFLHVLKLMERTCKHSCERCNVLSLGTYLKTYNYYTDLSRKYLSVNSGLQKEVLRGLDRHDDVVNDPDVTTQQHKGPGKKKSLQEGQQNKPSSASSWSFQLLPTLYSHYQKAEVIPWISSKHNMGMAFNRVTWNKLRKCASQFCSYDDYNWDWSLQYVAQTCLPPSRGAGAAPRVDSGLVAMMMRAPRVFHIGECGIHHKKNNCESTAVIAKVQQVLKSARNHLFPSQLTLTIAGVAKKTKLRKGNGGWGDLRDHHLCGNITANPDLVLL, encoded by the exons ATGAGAG gAATACCAAACGATTCCCTAGTGGAACGTGGACTTGTAAAACCTTACTCAGTATCTTCGATttatacaagaaaaaaaaatggaataatacgag gAGTAACGATAGCTGGAGGAGCGAGATCAGGCCGCGGAACAATCATAAGAACGCTTATCTTCGTATTTCTCGCGACATTCCTTTGGCTCCAGCTACACGTTATCAGTCTGACGGGGCGAAATTCCTCTGGCCAGTCGTCGATTAATGAGAGCATTTACGCCTTAGTACCTCAGGAACTCCAAAg ATTCTTAAAAGACAGAAGAAATTCCTCCCAGACAAATGGAACTCTGGGTATTTACGGAACGAGCTTCGATATCGGGGACATTAAAACAACGATAGCGAAGCTCAACAGCGAGCAAAAGATCTATAATGATGATATTTTCGGGCCCTTGGGAACAGACGCCCCAATTATTGTCATACAAGTGCACTCGAGACTTACCTACCTGAGGCATCTGATAGTGTCCTTGGCCCAAGCCAAGGGAATTGAGGATGTCCTGCTGATCTTCAGCCACGATGTCTGGAACCCAGACATCAATTACCTCATTCAGAGCGTCGATTTCTGCAGGGTTATGCAGATTTTTTATCCTTACAGTATTCAGACACACCCGAATACTTTTCCCGGAGAAGATCCCAATGATTGTCCGAGAAATATCGATAAAAAACA AGCTCTGGCATTAAAGTGTATTAACGCTCAACATCCCGACCTCTATGGGCACTATCGGGAGGCGAAATTCACTCAAACGAAGCATCACTGGTGGTGGAAAGCCAACCGGGTATTCGATCAACTTAACGTGACCCGCAATCACACCGGAATGGTGTTGTTCCTCGAGGAAGATCATTACGTGGCGGAGGATTTTCTGCACGTACTAAAACTTATGGAACGTACGTGCAAGCACAGTTGTGAAAGATGCAACGTTCTTTCTCTAGGCACATACTTGAAGACTTACAACTACTACACAGACTTGAGTCGCAAG TATCTCAGCGTAAATTCCGGCCTCCAAAAAGAAGTTCTCCGCGGGCTAGACCGTCACGATGACGTAGTTAACGATCCGGATGTGACGACTCAGCAGCACAAAGGACCCGGGAAAAAAAAGTCCCTCCAGGAAGGACAACAAAACAAACCATCTTCTGCTTCTTCTTGGTCCTTCCAACTTTTACCGACTCTCTACAGTCATTATCAGAAG GCGGAAGTTATTCCATGGATATCCAGCAAGCACAACATGGGCATGGCTTTCAACAGAGTCACCTGGAACAAATTGAGGAAATGCGCCTCCCAATTTTGCTCATACGATGACTACAATTGGGACTGGAGCCTGCAGTATGTGGCCCAGACGTGTCTTCCGCCGAGCAGAGGCGCTGGGGCAGCACCCAGGGTTGACTCGGGACTGGTCGCCATGATGATGAGGGCGCCACGTGTCTTTCATATTGGTGAATG tggaATTCATCACAAAAAAAACAACTGCGAATCAACGGCTGTGATTGCTAAAGTCCAACAAGTTCTTAAATCCGCGCGTAATCACTTGTTTCCCTCGCAATTGACTCTGACAATAGCTGGGGTcgctaaaaaaactaaattacgTAAAGGAAATGGCGGATGGGGTGATTTACGCGACCACCATCTTTGCGGCAACATCACCGCTAACCCTGACCTAGTCTtactgtaa